The DNA window CTTTCGCTCGCGCAGAAGCGCGGCGGCAATCGCCAGCTCGGCCTGGGTGTTCACGCCGATGCAGCACTCGGGATCGTCGGCGACGACCGCGCGGGCGCGGCCCTCTTTCGCGGCCACTTCAAAAAGATCCGTCAGGTAGAACTCGCCCGAGGCGTTCTTGTTGTTGATCTTCGTAATCTGCTTGCGCAGCCAGGGCAGATCCACCACCCAGAAGCCGGTGTTGCACTCGCGGTGGCGCTCACGCTCGTTCTTGCCCAGATCCTTGTGCTCGGTGATGCGCTCTGGCGCGCCAAAGGGATCGCGGATGATGCGCCCATAGGCGCCCGGATCCGGCGGCACGAAACTCAGCACGCTGACCAGCGCCTTGGCCTGCTTGTGGCGGTTCATCAGCTTTCGCAGCGTCGCCGGGTCCATGAGCGGCGCATCCCCGATGAGGATCATCGCGTTGCCGGTCTTTGCCGATATTTTCGAGAGTGCGACCTTTACCGCGTCGGCCGTCCCGCGCGGCGGATCCTGCACGGCGGCAGCGGCCTTGTACTGATCGAGCAACGCGGAAAGCTCGGCGGGCGGGTCTTTGGGAATGACCGCGACGATCTCCTTGGGGCGCAGCGCCCGCGCGCTCTCCAGCACGTGGCCCAGCAACGGCCTTCCGGCAGCCTCCAGCAGGACTTTGACCTTGCCCGCCTTCATGCGGGTGCCTTTGCCGGCGGCCAGGGCGATGACGTAAAGCGGCGGAGTTGCCAAGAAAAACGCGCTCCTTCAAAGCGAGAGGCTAAGGCGAGTCTATTCGCGCCGACCTTGAGCGGCAAGGCGCGCCGGTTTTGCTGCTTACTCGCCGAAGGTCGGCACGCGGATGACGCAGCCGTTGTTGAGGGAGGCGGTGCCGCCGATGACGCTGTCGCAGTCTTCGGAGAGGGTGATGTAGAGCGATTCGCCGTCGGGGGTGATCGCCATGCCGGCGAAGCGGCCGCGACCGATGGGGCGGCCGCCGAA is part of the Chrysiogenia bacterium genome and encodes:
- the glmU gene encoding bifunctional UDP-N-acetylglucosamine diphosphorylase/glucosamine-1-phosphate N-acetyltransferase GlmU, whose translation is MATPPLYVIALAAGKGTRMKAGKVKVLLEAAGRPLLGHVLESARALRPKEIVAVIPKDPPAELSALLDQYKAAAAVQDPPRGTADAVKVALSKISAKTGNAMILIGDAPLMDPATLRKLMNRHKQAKALVSVLSFVPPDPGAYGRIIRDPFGAPERITEHKDLGKNERERHRECNTGFWVVDLPWLRKQITKINNKNASGEFYLTDLFEVAAKEGRARAVVADDPECCIGVNTQAELAIAAALLRERKMETLLAKGVTIIDPYHTYIDVTAEVGAGSVIEPGVLLQGATKIAPDCRIGAGAVIRGSLIGKGASILPYSVIEESSVGPLAQIGPMAHLRPGSKVGKGAKVGNYVELKKAELGDGAKANHLSYLGDAKIGAGANIGAGTITCNYDGTNKHVTEIGAEAFIGSDTQLVAPVKVGKGAYVGSGTTVTKNVPAGALAVSRAPQKNIPGWAARNKKKKK